ACCCCCGAAGTGGGCGCGGACGCCGTACTCGCCACCACGCGGTGCCCGGGTCGCTCCCGGAGACCCCCGCACACAGGTCGACGTCCTCGTCGTCGCCACACCCGAAGCCGTGGCGCAGGCCGGCGGCCTGCCGGCGATCGTCACCTACGCCCAGGCCGAGATCGCCAAGACCAACGCCGCCTACGCGAACTCGCTGGTCACCACGCGCCAGCGGCTGGTCGACGTCGTGGCGACGCCCACGCCCGAGAGCACTGGGGTCGAGCCGGACCTCTTCGCCATCCAGAAACCCACCGACGGCCGCTTCGACGAGGTGTACGCCCAGCGCGATCGCGTCCACGCCGACCTGGTCCACCTGATCACCAGGGGCAGCGCCTCCGACCCGTACGGCGGCATCGCCTTCTCCGACATCAACCCGAACGCCGGCTTCGGCGTGACCACGCTGACCCACTCACCTCCGCTGACCTACGCCCACGAGACGGGTCACAACCTCGGCGCCGGTCACGACGCTGGCGCCAGGGAGACACCCTCGCAGCCGCTGCCCGCGCGCGGTCTGGCCAACGTCGCGAGCCGCTGGTTCACGATCATGGCCTACCCGACCGCGTGCCAGAACGCCGGCGTGACCTGCTCGGTCATCCCTTACTTCACCAACCCCGCGGTCGCCTACAACGGCGCACCCACAGGCACGACCGAGGCGAACAACGCGTCGGTGATCGAGGCCAACGCCGCCGCGGTGGCCAGTTACCGACAGTCGCAGCTCTACCCCGTCGCGCCGCTGATCTCCGGGGCCGTCCTCGGCAGGAAGGCCAAGGTCGACACCGGCGCCTGGACCCCGGCGGCGAGCCTCGCCGTCCAGTGGTATGTCGACGGCGTGGCCATCCCCGGCGCGACCGGCAAGAAGTTCAAGATCAAGCGCAAGTACGTCCACAAGTCGCTGACCGTCGGCGTCACCGGCACTGCCGCGTCGTACGCACCGGTCGGAATCGGCAGCGCGCCGGTCGAGGTCTCGAAGAAGCTGCTGCGCAAGACAAGGACGCCGAAGATCAAGGGCAAGGCCAAGAAGGGCAAGCGCCTCCACGTCAAGGTGAAGCAGTCCAGGCCGCGCTCGAAGATGAAATTCAGCTGGTACAGCAACAGCATCAAGATCAAGGGCGCCAAGGGCCGCTCCTACAAGGTGAAGAAGAAGGACCGCGGCACCTACATCCAGGTCCGGGTCACCTTCAAGAAGAAGGGCTTCGAGACGGTCATCAAGCCGAGTGCCTCGAAGCTGGCCAAGTAGCCATCTGACACGAGCTCGACCCACGACGGCCCCCGGGACTTCCTGGGGGTCGTTCGCATTTCGCCGAGGTAGGGGCCGGGTTCCCTAGAGTGTTGCGGTCCCCCTCGACAGGAGTCATCCATGTCCACCCCCGCACCCACCGCCTCTCCGCAGGGCGCGGCGCCCGAGAGCGACCTCGCCAGGTTCGCCCAGCGCAACGGCTCGGGCCCGAAGGTGGTCGCCGCGACGTTCCGGGACGGCTTCTGGGACCTCACCACGTTCCTGCAGTTCCTCTTCCACCTGCCGGTCATGCTGCTCCTGCTGTGGTTGCTGGGCATGACGTTCGACTTCGTGCCGCCGGTGCAGCCCTGATGGCCGCCATCCAGATCGCGGCATCCGACGGCCCCGCCGAGGCCTACCTGAGCAGACCTTCGGGCAGCGCACCCCTGCCCGGCGTGCTCCTCTACGTCGACGCGATCGGGCTGCGGCCACGGATCGAGGAGATGGCCGACCGCATCGCGTCGTGGGGGTACGTCGTGTTGGCGCCGCACGTCTTCTACCGCTGGGGCCTCGCCGACGCCCTGGCGCCGAAGGCCGACCTGCGCGCGCCGGGCGAGCGGGAGAAGTTCTTCGTGGGCGCGATGCAGCGAGTCGGCGGGCTGACCCCCGACCTCTCCAACGCCGATGCCCCGGCCTGGGTCGCGATGCTGCGTGAGCACGCGGCCCCGGGCCCGATCGGGGTCACCGGCTACTGCATGGGCGCCCGGCTGGCGATCCGCACTGCCGCGCTCTTCCCCGACGACGTGGCCGCTGTCGGCGGCTGGCACGGCGGCAGCCTGGCGACCGACGCCGACGACAGCCCGCACCGGCTGATCGACGGCACGCGCGCGCGTACTCCTTCGGGCATGCCGACAACGACCGCTCGATGCCGCCGGAAGCCGTGGCCACCCTCGGCAGGGCGCTGGTCGCGGCCGGGGTCGAGCATCGGAACGAGGTGTTCGCCGGGGCGGCTCACGGCTACACGATGTCGGACGCCCCGACGTACGACGAGACGGCGACCGAACGGCACTTCACCGCCCTCCGCGAGCTGCTCGCGCGTCTGTAACGGGGGCTAGGACAGCGCAGCACGGACGTCGGCCGACACCTGGGCGGCTGCGGCATCGGCGGCGGCCGAGACCCCGCCGAGCCCGAGGAAGCTGTGGTTGAGGGTCGGCCAGGTCCGGAAGGTCACCGGCGTGCCGGCGGCCGAGAGCGCGTCGGCGTAGGCACGACCCTCGTCACGGAGCACGTCGAAACCCGCAGTGTGCACGATCGCGGGCGCCAGCCCGGCCAGCGAACCTGCCGACGACCGGGCCAGGATCGGCGAGACCCGCCAGTCGTCGGCAGAGGTCGGCGCGTAGTGCTCGACGAAGGCGCCCATCGTGGTCAGCAGCAGGCCGTAGCCCGTGGCATTCGACTCGCGGGACGGGAACTCCGCGTTGCGCGCGCGGTCGGCGTAGGCACCCCGCCCGTCCACCACGGGTACGACGAGCAGCTGGGCTGCGAGGTCGAGGCCGAGGTCACGGCAGGCGATGGCCACCGAGGCCGCCAGCTGCGCGCCTGCACTGTCACCGCCCACGACCAACCCGGCCGTGGCTCCGCCCAGCTCGCCGAGCGAGTCGGCGGCCCACCGGGTGGCGGCCAGGCAGTCGTCGTACGCAGCGGGGAACGGGTGCTCGGGAGCCAGCCGGTAGTCGACCGAGACGACCACGACGCCAGCCTCGACCGCGAGCCGCCGGGCCTGGTGGAGGTGGGTGTCGATGCCGCCGAAGATCCATCCACCCCCGTGGAAGTAGACGAGTGTGCCGGCCACCTCGCCCTCGGTTGGCCAGAAGACGCGGGCCGGCACACCACCGGCGCTGACGTCGTGCTCCGTGGTGGCCGCGAGCCGAAGCCGCCATCGGGCCGCCGCGTTTGTGATCCGCGCATGCTGGCGTACCCCGGTCATCGTGGCGTCCGCGGCACTCGGTTCGGCTGCCCAGTGCTGCAGCCACGCATCGATGTCGGCGTCGAAGACCTCACTCATGTCCGGATCCTTTCGCGGGTGCACTCTCCCGGTAGTTGGTGGGTCGGTCAGCCGCCAGCGGCGGCCGCAGCACGCCCGGCCACCCGGCCGGAGAAGAGACAGCCGCCGAGGAACGTGCCCTCGAGCGCGTTGTAGCCCATCATCCCGCCGCCGCCGAAACCGTTGACCTCGCCCGCGGCGTACAGGCCGGGCAGGGGCGTGCCCGCGGCGGTGAGACAACGACCCTGCAGGTCGGTCTCGAGGCCGCCGAGCGTCTTGCGGGTGAGGATGTTGAGGCGGACGGCGATCAGCGGGCCGTTCTTCGGGTCCAGGAACTTGTGCGGGCCGGCGGTGCGCACGAGCTTGTCACCGCGGTAGGCGCGGTGGCCGCGCACGAACGTCAGCTGCGCGTCCTTGGAGAACGCGTTGTCGAGCTGGCGGTCGCGCGACTCGAGCAGCTGACGCAGCGAGCCGGCATCGATCAGGTCGCTCTCGCCGATGGAGTTCATGCCCTCGACCAGCGCCTCGACCGAGCCGGCCACCACGAAGTCCTCACCGTGCTTCTTGAACGCCTCGACCGGTCCGGGCGCACCGTCGCCGGTCACCCGCTGCAGCAGCAGCCGGACGTCCTTGCCGGTCAGGTCGGGGTTCTGCTCGGAGCCGGACAGCGCGAACTCCTTCTCGATCACCTTCTGCGTCAGCACGAACCACGAGTAGTCGTACCCCGTGGTGCGCAGGTGCTTGAGCGTGCCGAGCGTGTCGAAGCCCGGGAAGTACGGCGCGGGCAGCCGCTTCCCGGTCGCGTCGAGCCAGAGCGACGAGGGGCCGGGCAGGATGCGGATGCCGTGGTTGTCCCAGATCGGGTCCCAGTTGCGGATGCCTTCGACGTAGTGCCACATCCGGTCCGGGTTGATCACGCGTGCGCCGGTCGCCTCGGTGATCGCCACCATCCGACCGTCGACGTGGGCGGGCACGCCCGCCACCATCGTCTCGGGCGGCGCACCCAGCCGCTCGGGCCACATCTCCCGCACCAGGTCGTGGTTGCCGCCGACCCCGCCGGAGGTGACGATCACGGCCTGGCCCCGGGCCTCGAAGCCGCCCAGGGCGACCCGGTTGCTGGCCCGGCCACGATCGGCCGCGCTCGGCTCGAGCAGGGTGCCGCGCACCCGTCGTTCGAACGGCGCGACCACGCCGGGGCCGGTGCCCCAGGTGAGGTGGAAGCGCGGCACGGAGTTGCCGTGGCCATCGGCACGACCGTCGCCGCGCTCGGCCCAGCCGACGACCGGGAAGAGCCGGAGCCCCATGTCGCGCAGCCACGCACGCTTCTCGCCGGCCGCGAAGGCGACGTACGCCTCGGCCCACTTGCGCGGCCAGTAGTCCTCCTCGCGGTCGAACTGGGCGCTGCCGAGCCAGTCGGACCAGGCGAGCTCGTGCGAGTCCTTGACGCCCATCCGGCGCTGCTCGGGGGTGTCGACGAGGAACAGCCCGCCGAGCGACCAGAACGCCTGCCCGCCGAGCGACTGCTCGCCCTCCTGGTCGAGCAGCAGCACGCTGCGACCCGCGTCGGCAGCCTCGGCTGCTGCGACGAGGCCGGCGAGACCGGCCCCCACGACGATGATGTCGGCCTGCATCGGTGCTCCTTCTCGCGTGCTCACGGCACGGACCTGATCCGGTAGACGAGTGCGGCCCCGACCAGCGTGACGACCCCGGCGAGGTAGAAGAGCGCGGAGTAGCCGCCCGGTGACGAGATCACGAGCCCGGCGAGCAGGGGCCCGAGTGCCTGCGGGGTCGACGACCCGACGTTGAGAACGCCGAGGTCCTTGGCGCGATCTGCCGCGTCGGGGAGTACGGCGGTCACGAGGGCCTGGTCGACCGACAGGAACGCGCCGTACCCGAGACCGAGCAGGCCGGAGGCCACCAGCGCGGTGTCCATCGACGGGAACGCCGCGAGCAGGATGGCGGCGACCGCCTGGGTCGCGCTGGCGACCGCGACGAAGACCCGGCGCTTGCCGGTGCGGTCGGAGAGCCAGCCTGCGACCAGCGTCGCCGCGACGGTGCCGACGAGGTAGAGCAGCGTCAGCTGCAGGAGCGCGCCCTCGGGGTCGGCCACCTCGAGCGCGTCGCGCAGGAAGAACAGCAGGTACGTCGTGCCGAACGCGTTGCCGAGGTTGACCAGCAGCCGACCGGCGAACGCCCAGCCGAAGTCGGGGTTCGCGCGCGGGTCGACCCAGAGGCTGCCGACCACGGCACGCAGGCGGAGCGGCTCATCGGTCGCCCGGTCGCGGTCGCGGTGCACCGCGAGGAACGGCAGGGTCAGCACCACCAGCACGACCGTGAGCAGGCCGTAGCGGCCGACGGTCGGCCCGACCGCACCCACCGCCAGGATGCCGAGCACGATGCCGAGCGCCTGCGGGCCGAACATCGCGCCGGAGATCATCCCGCGCTGCGACTCCGGCACCCGGTCGGCGATCGTCGCGGTCAGCCCGGCCGACACCATCGCGTAGCCCAGGCTGGCCAGCACCCAGCACGCCGCGACGCCGGTCCACTGGGTCTGCAGACCCGTGAGCACCAGCCCGGCCGCGAACACCACGGTGCCCAGCGCGACCCAGATCCGGCGCCGCCCGAAGCGCGATCGCGTGCGGTCGCAGAGCGCCCCGAAGAGCGGCAGCACGATGATCGAGACGACCCCGACGAGGCCGTTGATGACGGCGAAGTCGCGGACCCGGTGCACCCGGTCGACGTCGTACAGCTGGTCGGGCAGGAGCAGCTGCACCGGCACCAGCCAGGCCATCCAGATGCCGAGCCAGACCAGCGTGAAGCCCAGGGTCCAGCTGCGGGTGACGGGCTGCGCCGGGGCGAGGGTCGTCAACGGGGCACGCCGAGAAGCCTGTCGAGGTGGTCGTTGGCGAAGACGCCCGACGGGTCGAGCCGGTCGCGGAGCGCGACGAAGTCGTCGAACCTCGGGTAGCGGTCGCGCAGCTCGGTGGACGTCAGCGAGTGCATCTTGCCCCAGTGCGGGCGGCCGCCGACCTGCGCGGCGAGCCGCTCGAGGGTGCCGAAGTACGCCGCCTGGTCGGGGCTGCCGGGCGGCACGTGGATGGCGACGTAGCCGGTGTCGCGGCCCGACGCGGTGGACAGTCCGATGTCGTCGGCGGCGGCGGTGCGGACCTCGACGGGTACGGCGATGCGCCAGTCGCTGGCCTCGACGACGGCCACCAGCTCGGTGAGCAACGGGAGCATGGCCTCACGCGGGACGGCGTACTCCATCTCGACGAAGCGGACCCGGCGCGGGGTGACGAAGACGCGGTGCGAGACGTCGGTGAACTCGCGGCTGCCCAGTGCCGCGGCGGCGACGCGGGCGGCGGGTCGGACCAGTGCGGGGACGCGGCTGCCGGCGGCGACGAGCCCGCCGAAGACGGTGTTGGAGAGGAAGTCGTCGTCCCACCAGGCCCGTCGGCGCGACAGTGGCTTCAGACCGCCGTCGATCGGGACCCGGGTGTTGACCTTCACGTTGGTCCTGCGGGTGTGCGGGAACCAGTAGAACTCGACGTGGTCGTGCGATGTGCTCAGCTCGTCGAATCGGTCGAGTGTCTCCTCGAGCGGGGCGGGGTACTCGTGGGCGTGGATCGCGAACGCCGGCACGGTCTGCAGGGTCACCGTCGACAGCACGCCGAGGGCACCCAGGCCGACCCGCGCGTGCTCGAACACGTCCCTGTTCTCGGCGGCCGAGCAGGCCAGCACCTCGCCGGCCGCCGTGACCAGCTCGAGCCCGCGCAGTTGCGTGGCGATCCCCCCGAACGCCGCGCCGGTGCCGTGCGTGCCGGTGGAGACAGCGCCCGAGACGGTCTGCTTGTCGATGTCGCCGAGATTGGTCAGCGCCAGGCCCTCGGCGTCGAGCAGCGCGTTGAGCCGGTGCAGCGGCATGCCGGCCTCGACCGTGACGAGCCCGGTGTCGCGGTCGACGGAGAGGAGCCGGTCGTGCCGGTCGAGCCGCAGCTGTACGTCGCGGGGCCGGCCGATCGCCGTGAACGAGTGGCCGCTGCCGATCGGGCGCACGCCCTTGCCCTGTGCGGCCGCGCTCGTGACCGCGTCGACGACCTCGGCAGTGCCGCGCGGGTGCTGCACCTCGATCCCGGTGGCGTGCTGGTTGCCGGCCCAGTTGGTCCAGCTCTCGGCAGCCGCGGTCGTACTCAGCCCCACGTCGAGCGCACCTCGTCGGCGACCTCGGCCGCCTGCCGCAGCCCGGTGCGGGCGGCAGCGGCGCGCTTCGACGGGTCGAGCACGTTCTTGCCGATCGCCAGCAGGGCCTCGGCGTCGGGCGAGACGAGCGCTGTGTGCGCCGCGCCGGTGCGGGCCAGCTGGCGGTCGGGGCGCGAGTCCTTGCTGAACGACCGCATCAGGGGCGCGAGCGCGACGATGCGGTCGGCGCCGGTGGCCAGGTCGACGTTCGCCGCCGAGCGCATCCCGCCGTCGATGAACCGGGTGCCACCGAACTCGACCGGCGGCCACACGAAGGGCACCGAGCAGCTGGACGCCACGGCATAGTCGACCGGGACACCGGCATGCCGGTCGAGCACGCGGAACCTACCCGTGTGCGCATCGACCGCGGTGACCCGGAGGTCGCGGTCTGGCCAGTCGTCGATGCCGATGCCCTGACGGATCACCTCGACGCGGTGCTCGGCGCTGCCGGGATGCGCCTTCAGCGCCCCGCGCCCCAAGCGCCGACGCCGGGTCCGTGCGGAGCCGGGCAGCACGATACGCGCGCCCATCTGGAGCATGAAGGCCGTGCCGAGCTGGGCGCCGATCGACTCGTCGGCCGGCTCGAGCTGACCGGCGTACAGCTCCTCGAGCAGCTGGCCGCTGGTGATCTGCGCCCCCACGACCGAGCCCGCCGACGTGCCGATCACCGTGTCGGCGTCGGTGAGATCGATCCCCTCGCGTTGCAGGCCGGTCAGCAGGCCGAGCATCCAGGCGATGCCGGTCACGCCACCGCCGCCGAGGACCAGGGCCCGGCCCGTCACACCGTCAGTCATGCGGGTCAACCTACCGGCGGGTACCCAGCTTCGGGAGTGCCTGCCCGGCAGCCGAGCGGCGGCCCCCTGCCCTGAGGCCCCTCACCTACCCCAGTGCAGGTCGGAGAGACTGCGCCGGTCCCGTTCCTCGGCCACCGGCCGCGCTGCGGGCCGGCCGAAGGCGGTCATCGACATCAGCTCCCACTCCGGGGCGATCGCGAACTCGGCGGTCAGCGCGGCCTTGTCGAAAGCCCGGAACTGCCGTGCCGCCAGCCCGCCCGCCTGCGCCTGCACGGTCATGTGGGCCACGGCCTGCCCCAGGTCGTAGGCCGCGAACTCGGAGTACTCCAGGTCGCTGTCATCGACCAACCGTCGGCATACGTTGAGCACGAGCAGGCCGGCCGAGGGCGCCCAGCGGCCAGAGCTCGCGGCCAGGTGCGGCAGGACCCGCGCATGGACCGGGTCACCGCGACGAGCGACGACGAACGCCCACGGCTGGGAGTTGCCGGCTGACGGCGCCCAGCGCGCCGCCTCCAGCAGGACGTCGACGTCTTCAGGCCCCAGGGCCTGCTCGGCGTCGAACAGCCTGGGGCTCCACCGGTGCCGCAACAACGGGTGGAGACGATCGAACGGGTCGCTCATCGGACGCGTCGGCTCGGGAGGGCGAACAACCCCGCGGCGTACAGCGTGACGAGGCCGGCCATCACGAGCCCCGATAGTACGGCGGCCATCGAGGCCGACCTGGCCAGCTCGGCCAGCTCGGCACCCAGTCCGGCCAGCCCAAGGGCCATCAGCGCGGTGCCGAGCCAGTAGAACATCCGCTCGCGGAACGCCCAGGCGAACGGCAGGAAGTGCAGTCCGACCACGGCCGCGACCAGGGCCGGGCGTGCCTCGTCGTGGCCGTTGTCGCTCAGCGTCATGGAGCCGACGCGGATCAGCAATAGCTCGCCGACCACGCACGCGACGTACACGACCATCGCGACGGTGGTCGGCACGAGGAACCGCCCCAGCCACCGCGGGAACGCGAACAGCAGCACCAGCGCGGCGATCACCAGGAGCACGACAAGCACGCGCGCGATCGTCGGGACCCTCCCGGTGAGGTCGGGCGAGTAGGAGAAGACGAACAGGACCGCGCCCGCCAATCCGACCAGCGCCCCGATCCGGCGTGGGTCCGCGAAGCGCGGCGGCGCGAAGTCGGCAGGCGGCTGTGGACGGGTCACGGGATCAGCGTGCCGCATCACCGGCTGGATGAGGAGGTCACGCCGGCGATGGTCTCGAAACCAGGTGCTCCTCGAAGGTAGGTCGCCCTTCAGCCGTCGGCGACGGTGTTCTGGTCGACCAGGACCTTCCATTGCTCGTGCTCGTAGGTCCAGGTGATAACTATCGCGAGGGGCACCGCTCCGTCGCCGTCGGTGTAGACCGAGTCGAAGAGGACCGAGGCCGTTTCACAGTCCGCGACTGCGGTGTGCCGGACCTTCAAGGTCTGCGTCCAGTCGTTACGGGCGAAGAAGCCGTCGATGAAGCCCGCCACCTCACTCGCCCCGATCAGCGTGTAGCCGCCAGGGAGCACCGCGGTCACGTCCCGGTGGAGGAGCGCGTTGAAGCCGCGGGCATCACGGTCGTCGGTGGCCCGGACGTAGGTCTGGACGGCCTTGTCGAACTGCCGGACGCACCGGTGGTCGCGGTCACCGCCACGTTCTGAAGGGGAGGCCACGGCCACGGCGGAGCCGCCGAGCGCGGACACTCCGGTGAGCAGGGTGGCGGCAAGAGCCGTGGCCAGGACCGTCGACAGCGGGGTTGGGATGGACATACGGTGCTCCTTCTCGGGGTGTTGCCGGATCATCAGTGAAGGTGCAGCCGGCCCGCCGGGCGGAGGGATTCGATGAGGTTCGACGAAGGGCAGCCGTGATCGTCGCCGAGCTCGACGCGCGCACGGCCTCGCGGGTCCGGTTGTCCGCGTCGCCCGCCGCGGAGACCGTGGCCTGGCTGCGCCTGGCCGTCTCCGGCAGGCGCGACTCCCTGGTCGGCCGGGCCGGCCTCACCGGTCAGCTGACGCGAGACGACGACGTACGGCTGCTCGCCACCCTCGTGCACGCCGGGAGACGTGGCTACCTGCCCGACTTCCTGACACCCAAGCCCGGCGTCTCCGACGTCCTGGAGACCCAGCTGGCGCAGGTGTCCGCCACGTCTGCCGACGAGGTCAGGCACCAGGTCCTGACCGAGACGTTCGCCGACGGGCCAGCGCCCGCAACGGTGGTGCGCGCGGTCGAGGACGGGGCGTTTGCACGCCGTGCCGCACGCGGCCTCGAGTCGCTCTGGCGGCACGCGGTCTGCGACGTGTGGGGCGCGTTCGGGCACTTGGTCGAAGCCGACATCGCCCGACTGTCGACGCTCCAGGGCCGAGCCGGCGTGACCGCGATGCTCGACACCCTGCACCCGCACGTCACCTACGACGGCGCCTGCCTGCAGGTCTGGATGCCGCCGTGGGAGGAGGCCGGCGTGCTCCGTAACACCGAGCTGGTGGTCTCGCCCGCGTTGTTGGACCTCCCTCGGGTGTCACCGCAGCTGTGCCGTCCGGGACAGGCGGTCCTGCGCTTCCCCGTCCGGACGATCGGCGATCCGTCCCCGACCGTGCGACGACGGTCGCTCGGCAAGCTGATCGGCGAGACCCGAGTCGGTCTCCTCTACGACCTGGTCACTCCCCGGTGCACGGCGTCCCTCAGCGAGCGGCACCGGCTGAGCGCAGCGACGGTGTCCTACCACCTCCAGATCCTTCACGACTGCGGACTGGTCACGCGGGTACGCCGCGGCAACGTCGTCGACTACCAACGCAGTCGGCGAGCCGAGACACTGCTCCGCGGCCCGGAGGTCACCGTCACCTGACGCGTGCGCGAAGCCCGGCGTCACACCGACGAGTGCACGCCCGCGAGCGTCGCGGGCAGCGAGGCGACGCCATACACGGCGGAGAGCTTGCGGAACTCCAGCTCGTCGAGCTCGGCGGTCGGGTGCAGGTCGGGGAACCTGCGGACCAGCTCGCGCAACGCGATGCGCAGCTCCATCCGGGCCAGCTCGGCGCCAACGCAGCGGTGCAGACCGTGGCCGAAGGCGATGTGCCGCGTGGGCGCGCGGGTCGGGTCGAAGGTGTCCGGGTCGTCGACCAGCTTGGGGTCGCGGTTGGCGGCGACCAGCGAGAAGCCGACGACGTCGCCGGAGGCGATGACGCGACCGTCGGGCAGGGGTACGTCGACGCGGGCGAACCGCGGGAACGCAACCTGTACGACGGTGAGGTGGCGCAGCAGCTCCTCGACCACGCGGTCGGCCGACTCGTCGTCGGCGAGCAGCAGCTCGCG
This is a stretch of genomic DNA from Nocardioides sp. InS609-2. It encodes these proteins:
- a CDS encoding M12 family metallo-peptidase, with amino-acid sequence MINIKMPTAVGVLGVTLALVAGFAPAGAANDDTAGRVGFDQSAYPEKGVDDVAVPPKWARTPYSPPRGARVAPGDPRTQVDVLVVATPEAVAQAGGLPAIVTYAQAEIAKTNAAYANSLVTTRQRLVDVVATPTPESTGVEPDLFAIQKPTDGRFDEVYAQRDRVHADLVHLITRGSASDPYGGIAFSDINPNAGFGVTTLTHSPPLTYAHETGHNLGAGHDAGARETPSQPLPARGLANVASRWFTIMAYPTACQNAGVTCSVIPYFTNPAVAYNGAPTGTTEANNASVIEANAAAVASYRQSQLYPVAPLISGAVLGRKAKVDTGAWTPAASLAVQWYVDGVAIPGATGKKFKIKRKYVHKSLTVGVTGTAASYAPVGIGSAPVEVSKKLLRKTRTPKIKGKAKKGKRLHVKVKQSRPRSKMKFSWYSNSIKIKGAKGRSYKVKKKDRGTYIQVRVTFKKKGFETVIKPSASKLAK
- a CDS encoding dienelactone hydrolase family protein, coding for MPPEAVATLGRALVAAGVEHRNEVFAGAAHGYTMSDAPTYDETATERHFTALRELLARL
- a CDS encoding alpha/beta hydrolase — protein: MSEVFDADIDAWLQHWAAEPSAADATMTGVRQHARITNAAARWRLRLAATTEHDVSAGGVPARVFWPTEGEVAGTLVYFHGGGWIFGGIDTHLHQARRLAVEAGVVVVSVDYRLAPEHPFPAAYDDCLAATRWAADSLGELGGATAGLVVGGDSAGAQLAASVAIACRDLGLDLAAQLLVVPVVDGRGAYADRARNAEFPSRESNATGYGLLLTTMGAFVEHYAPTSADDWRVSPILARSSAGSLAGLAPAIVHTAGFDVLRDEGRAYADALSAAGTPVTFRTWPTLNHSFLGLGGVSAAADAAAAQVSADVRAALS
- a CDS encoding FAD-binding dehydrogenase, with protein sequence MQADIIVVGAGLAGLVAAAEAADAGRSVLLLDQEGEQSLGGQAFWSLGGLFLVDTPEQRRMGVKDSHELAWSDWLGSAQFDREEDYWPRKWAEAYVAFAAGEKRAWLRDMGLRLFPVVGWAERGDGRADGHGNSVPRFHLTWGTGPGVVAPFERRVRGTLLEPSAADRGRASNRVALGGFEARGQAVIVTSGGVGGNHDLVREMWPERLGAPPETMVAGVPAHVDGRMVAITEATGARVINPDRMWHYVEGIRNWDPIWDNHGIRILPGPSSLWLDATGKRLPAPYFPGFDTLGTLKHLRTTGYDYSWFVLTQKVIEKEFALSGSEQNPDLTGKDVRLLLQRVTGDGAPGPVEAFKKHGEDFVVAGSVEALVEGMNSIGESDLIDAGSLRQLLESRDRQLDNAFSKDAQLTFVRGHRAYRGDKLVRTAGPHKFLDPKNGPLIAVRLNILTRKTLGGLETDLQGRCLTAAGTPLPGLYAAGEVNGFGGGGMMGYNALEGTFLGGCLFSGRVAGRAAAAAGG
- a CDS encoding MFS transporter, yielding MTTLAPAQPVTRSWTLGFTLVWLGIWMAWLVPVQLLLPDQLYDVDRVHRVRDFAVINGLVGVVSIIVLPLFGALCDRTRSRFGRRRIWVALGTVVFAAGLVLTGLQTQWTGVAACWVLASLGYAMVSAGLTATIADRVPESQRGMISGAMFGPQALGIVLGILAVGAVGPTVGRYGLLTVVLVVLTLPFLAVHRDRDRATDEPLRLRAVVGSLWVDPRANPDFGWAFAGRLLVNLGNAFGTTYLLFFLRDALEVADPEGALLQLTLLYLVGTVAATLVAGWLSDRTGKRRVFVAVASATQAVAAILLAAFPSMDTALVASGLLGLGYGAFLSVDQALVTAVLPDAADRAKDLGVLNVGSSTPQALGPLLAGLVISSPGGYSALFYLAGVVTLVGAALVYRIRSVP
- a CDS encoding D-arabinono-1,4-lactone oxidase, giving the protein MGLSTTAAAESWTNWAGNQHATGIEVQHPRGTAEVVDAVTSAAAQGKGVRPIGSGHSFTAIGRPRDVQLRLDRHDRLLSVDRDTGLVTVEAGMPLHRLNALLDAEGLALTNLGDIDKQTVSGAVSTGTHGTGAAFGGIATQLRGLELVTAAGEVLACSAAENRDVFEHARVGLGALGVLSTVTLQTVPAFAIHAHEYPAPLEETLDRFDELSTSHDHVEFYWFPHTRRTNVKVNTRVPIDGGLKPLSRRRAWWDDDFLSNTVFGGLVAAGSRVPALVRPAARVAAAALGSREFTDVSHRVFVTPRRVRFVEMEYAVPREAMLPLLTELVAVVEASDWRIAVPVEVRTAAADDIGLSTASGRDTGYVAIHVPPGSPDQAAYFGTLERLAAQVGGRPHWGKMHSLTSTELRDRYPRFDDFVALRDRLDPSGVFANDHLDRLLGVPR
- a CDS encoding patatin-like phospholipase family protein, which encodes MTDGVTGRALVLGGGGVTGIAWMLGLLTGLQREGIDLTDADTVIGTSAGSVVGAQITSGQLLEELYAGQLEPADESIGAQLGTAFMLQMGARIVLPGSARTRRRRLGRGALKAHPGSAEHRVEVIRQGIGIDDWPDRDLRVTAVDAHTGRFRVLDRHAGVPVDYAVASSCSVPFVWPPVEFGGTRFIDGGMRSAANVDLATGADRIVALAPLMRSFSKDSRPDRQLARTGAAHTALVSPDAEALLAIGKNVLDPSKRAAAARTGLRQAAEVADEVRSTWG
- a CDS encoding nitroreductase family protein; translation: MSDPFDRLHPLLRHRWSPRLFDAEQALGPEDVDVLLEAARWAPSAGNSQPWAFVVARRGDPVHARVLPHLAASSGRWAPSAGLLVLNVCRRLVDDSDLEYSEFAAYDLGQAVAHMTVQAQAGGLAARQFRAFDKAALTAEFAIAPEWELMSMTAFGRPAARPVAEERDRRSLSDLHWGR
- a CDS encoding DUF4440 domain-containing protein, producing MSIPTPLSTVLATALAATLLTGVSALGGSAVAVASPSERGGDRDHRCVRQFDKAVQTYVRATDDRDARGFNALLHRDVTAVLPGGYTLIGASEVAGFIDGFFARNDWTQTLKVRHTAVADCETASVLFDSVYTDGDGAVPLAIVITWTYEHEQWKVLVDQNTVADG
- a CDS encoding winged helix-turn-helix domain-containing protein; this encodes MIVAELDARTASRVRLSASPAAETVAWLRLAVSGRRDSLVGRAGLTGQLTRDDDVRLLATLVHAGRRGYLPDFLTPKPGVSDVLETQLAQVSATSADEVRHQVLTETFADGPAPATVVRAVEDGAFARRAARGLESLWRHAVCDVWGAFGHLVEADIARLSTLQGRAGVTAMLDTLHPHVTYDGACLQVWMPPWEEAGVLRNTELVVSPALLDLPRVSPQLCRPGQAVLRFPVRTIGDPSPTVRRRSLGKLIGETRVGLLYDLVTPRCTASLSERHRLSAATVSYHLQILHDCGLVTRVRRGNVVDYQRSRRAETLLRGPEVTVT